One Lottiidibacillus patelloidae DNA window includes the following coding sequences:
- a CDS encoding transcriptional regulator SplA domain-containing protein: MNDPNNLKAGEDVYVIYRNPHIPSVANVAQAEIVEHPKDPNQVALFLHETFHTIEDDDAIYTSEEEANTAYEEMVKQQNQYEI, translated from the coding sequence ATGAATGACCCAAATAACCTAAAAGCTGGAGAAGATGTGTATGTTATATATCGAAATCCGCACATTCCTTCTGTTGCAAATGTAGCCCAAGCGGAGATTGTTGAACACCCAAAAGATCCAAATCAAGTTGCCTTGTTTTTACATGAAACTTTTCATACTATTGAGGATGATGATGCAATTTATACTTCTGAAGAAGAAGCAAATACAGCATATGAAGAAATGGTTAAGCAACAGAATCAATATGAAATATGA
- a CDS encoding CAP domain-containing protein has protein sequence MKKYFAIAITTFALMFSVACNETSEDAMDSYVNPNERNYEMTEVNYDNGPIGEMKSLDTKIPSHKFPHSTIIKKDVRIYKLNAGQIPGMNKQTPDGKTPTAKTPAQQVPAKEAPTEKAPTTEVAPDRGEQKTEATNGLSEFESKVVELTNVERQKNGLPPLKVDTSLSSVARKKSDDMQAKNYFSHTSPTYGSPFDMIRDFGISYKTAGENIAKGQTSPQSVVNGWMNSEGHRKNILSKDFTHIGVGFNDSGKYWTQMFIGK, from the coding sequence TTGAAAAAGTATTTCGCAATAGCTATTACCACTTTTGCATTAATGTTCTCAGTTGCATGTAATGAAACAAGCGAAGATGCAATGGATAGTTACGTTAACCCAAATGAACGTAACTATGAGATGACAGAAGTAAATTATGATAATGGACCAATTGGGGAAATGAAGTCACTGGATACTAAAATTCCAAGTCATAAATTCCCGCATAGTACAATTATTAAAAAAGATGTGAGAATTTATAAATTAAATGCTGGACAAATTCCAGGCATGAATAAACAAACACCTGATGGAAAAACGCCAACTGCGAAAACTCCGGCGCAACAAGTGCCAGCTAAGGAAGCACCGACAGAGAAGGCACCAACTACAGAGGTTGCTCCTGATCGAGGAGAACAAAAGACAGAAGCTACTAATGGATTAAGTGAATTCGAATCCAAGGTAGTAGAACTTACAAATGTTGAAAGACAAAAAAATGGTTTACCACCATTAAAAGTCGATACTTCATTAAGTTCTGTTGCAAGAAAAAAGTCAGATGATATGCAAGCTAAAAACTATTTTTCACACACTAGTCCAACGTACGGATCACCCTTCGATATGATTCGTGACTTTGGTATATCGTATAAAACTGCAGGGGAAAACATCGCCAAAGGTCAAACTTCTCCTCAAAGTGTAGTGAATGGTTGGATGAACAGTGAAGGACACCGTAAGAATATTTTAAGTAAAGACTTTACACATATCGGTGTTGGATTTAATGACAGTGGTAAGTATTGGACACAAATGTTTATTGGTAAATAA
- a CDS encoding DinB family protein produces MMNFKIEEAIEILERTPKVLHALLGGLSLNWIDCHEGDGTWSPKEVLAHLIEGENEDWIKRLELCIEHGVNKPFKPFDRFSHLQYVNKKTMEELLNTFSELRYNNILRLNQLITSPKTLELKGRHPDFGTVTVKELLATWVSHDLNHIVQINRTMANRYRDDVGPWIEYLGIYR; encoded by the coding sequence ATGATGAATTTTAAAATAGAAGAGGCAATAGAAATTTTAGAACGGACTCCTAAAGTTTTGCATGCTTTATTAGGTGGTCTTTCATTAAATTGGATTGATTGTCATGAAGGAGATGGCACATGGTCTCCAAAAGAAGTTTTAGCACATCTTATTGAAGGGGAGAATGAAGACTGGATTAAACGGTTAGAGCTATGCATCGAACATGGCGTGAACAAGCCATTTAAACCATTTGATCGATTTAGCCACTTGCAATATGTAAATAAAAAAACAATGGAAGAATTACTTAATACTTTTTCTGAACTTAGATATAACAACATACTAAGGCTCAACCAACTAATTACATCACCGAAAACTCTTGAATTAAAAGGAAGACATCCTGATTTTGGAACTGTAACTGTTAAAGAGTTGCTCGCAACTTGGGTGTCTCATGACTTAAACCATATTGTACAAATCAATCGAACCATGGCCAACCGATATCGAGATGATGTTGGTCCGTGGATAGAATATTTAGGAATTTATAGATGA
- a CDS encoding nitroreductase family protein, translating to MSSSTLEKRDFYTVVNDRHSVKKYDPTHTMTEDEVKELIVNTQKAPSAWNLQHWKFLIIDKKEMKEKVLPIAYGQEQVITASIVVCILADIEANKNAEPIFSDAVDKGYMTKEIKDSLIGQIEGAYTIPDMGKDQGIMNSSLAAMQLMLVAKAMDYDTCPMGGFDRQKMIEEFNIPSRYIPTMLISVGKASEPAYPSSRFTFDEVTIFNSF from the coding sequence ATGTCATCATCAACACTAGAAAAAAGAGACTTTTATACCGTAGTCAATGATCGACATTCTGTTAAAAAATATGACCCGACCCATACGATGACAGAAGATGAAGTGAAGGAACTAATTGTTAATACACAAAAAGCTCCTTCAGCTTGGAACTTACAGCATTGGAAGTTTTTAATAATTGATAAAAAAGAAATGAAGGAAAAAGTATTGCCGATTGCATATGGACAAGAACAAGTGATTACCGCTTCAATCGTTGTCTGTATTTTAGCTGATATTGAAGCAAATAAAAATGCCGAGCCAATTTTTTCTGACGCTGTTGATAAAGGTTATATGACAAAGGAAATAAAAGACAGCCTAATTGGACAAATTGAAGGAGCTTACACAATTCCAGATATGGGTAAGGACCAAGGAATCATGAACTCTTCTTTGGCAGCAATGCAACTAATGTTAGTTGCCAAAGCGATGGACTATGATACTTGTCCAATGGGTGGATTTGACCGCCAAAAAATGATTGAAGAATTTAATATACCTTCAAGATATATTCCAACAATGCTCATTTCTGTAGGTAAGGCAAGTGAACCAGCTTATCCTAGTTCAAGATTTACATTTGATGAAGTAACTATTTTTAATAGCTTTTAA
- the speD gene encoding adenosylmethionine decarboxylase: MKLTEQQRIQLHGFNNLTKSLSFNMYDICYTKTKEEREAYIEYIDEQYNADRLTKILTDVSDIIGAHVLNIAKQDYVPQGASVTVLVSEGPIVEVPNESLKESPGPLPDSVVVQLDKSHITVHTYPEYHPHEGISTFRADIDVSTCGEISPLKALNYLIHSFDTDIMTMDYRVRGFTRDINGSKLFIDHNISSIQNYIPDEVKSEFDMIDVNIYQEHIFHTRCKLKEFDINNYLFGYTKEKLTDQEEEEITERLKLEMDEIYYGRNISRGSINDK; the protein is encoded by the coding sequence ATGAAGCTAACAGAACAACAACGTATTCAATTACATGGTTTTAACAACTTAACAAAATCTTTAAGTTTTAATATGTATGATATTTGTTATACGAAAACAAAAGAAGAACGAGAGGCTTATATAGAGTATATTGATGAACAATACAACGCGGACCGATTAACAAAAATACTTACTGACGTATCAGATATAATTGGCGCACACGTACTTAACATCGCCAAACAAGATTATGTTCCTCAAGGTGCAAGTGTTACTGTATTAGTCTCAGAAGGGCCGATAGTCGAAGTTCCAAATGAATCATTGAAAGAATCACCCGGACCACTACCCGATTCTGTTGTTGTGCAATTAGATAAAAGTCATATAACAGTACATACGTATCCGGAATACCACCCTCATGAAGGAATCAGTACGTTTAGAGCGGATATTGATGTATCTACTTGTGGTGAGATTTCACCTTTAAAAGCATTGAATTATTTAATCCATTCATTTGATACAGATATAATGACGATGGATTATAGAGTGAGAGGATTTACTCGAGATATAAATGGGTCAAAGTTGTTTATTGATCACAATATTAGTTCTATTCAAAATTACATTCCAGATGAAGTAAAAAGTGAATTTGATATGATTGATGTAAATATTTATCAAGAACACATTTTCCACACAAGATGTAAATTAAAGGAATTTGACATTAATAATTACCTTTTTGGTTATACGAAAGAAAAATTAACTGATCAAGAAGAAGAAGAGATTACTGAACGTCTGAAATTAGAAATGGATGAAATTTATTATGGACGAAATATTAGTCGCGGAAGTATTAATGATAAATAA
- a CDS encoding tyrosine-type recombinase/integrase, translating into MENDSTRMLDLYNEELSLFETHMDNKEFSSFTIDNYKRDILLFLSYINKNKQQKVDLSTIKKIHITLFLSECKTIRGNSAPTRNRRLSAIRSFYNCLIEYELITQNPAAKLQVAKEQSGKLPIYLEKEELKHFFRQITESSQVHFVRRNRVLLGLMAFAGLRVTEVHRLNIASINRAKRGILVEGKGNKTRYIPLPSTLFTELIIYLEKDREVPIEGHEQALFLTRNGTRISRRRIQEITELIGKKLLSNQSFSKKISSHKLRHSFATHLVQDGKDIRTVQELLGHTNLNTTQRYTHVSDKQKELAMDINVDEYLVSH; encoded by the coding sequence ATGGAAAATGATAGTACGAGAATGCTAGACTTATATAATGAAGAGTTGTCTTTATTCGAAACACATATGGATAATAAGGAATTCTCTAGTTTTACGATAGATAATTACAAACGTGACATCCTACTATTTCTTAGCTATATTAATAAGAATAAACAGCAAAAAGTTGACTTAAGTACCATTAAAAAGATACATATTACGTTATTTCTAAGTGAATGTAAGACAATACGTGGAAATTCAGCACCAACAAGGAATAGAAGACTTTCAGCAATTCGTTCATTTTACAATTGTCTTATCGAATATGAACTAATAACCCAAAACCCAGCTGCAAAACTTCAAGTTGCTAAAGAACAATCTGGGAAACTACCGATTTATTTGGAAAAAGAAGAATTAAAGCATTTTTTCAGACAGATAACCGAGTCTTCACAAGTGCATTTTGTAAGAAGAAACCGAGTGTTACTAGGGTTAATGGCATTTGCAGGGTTACGTGTTACCGAAGTACACAGGCTGAATATCGCTTCTATTAATAGAGCTAAACGTGGAATTTTAGTAGAAGGAAAAGGAAACAAAACAAGGTATATCCCGCTTCCTAGTACGCTTTTCACAGAGTTAATTATTTATCTTGAAAAGGATAGAGAAGTACCTATAGAAGGACATGAGCAAGCCCTCTTCTTAACGAGAAATGGCACAAGAATTTCAAGGCGTCGAATACAAGAAATCACTGAACTTATAGGAAAGAAATTGCTAAGTAATCAGTCATTTTCAAAGAAAATTTCTAGTCATAAACTACGCCACTCATTTGCCACACATCTTGTGCAAGATGGAAAAGATATTCGAACGGTCCAAGAATTACTCGGTCATACAAACTTAAACACAACGCAACGGTATACGCATGTTTCTGATAAACAGAAGGAACTGGCGATGGATATTAACGTCGATGAGTATTTAGTTAGTCATTAA
- a CDS encoding DEAD/DEAH box helicase family protein translates to MKFILIVGPQAVGKMTIGQELEKMTDLKLLHNHQTIDLLQPLFGFTPEMWKLSSMFREEIFKTAAQSDMYGLIFTYVCDFNAGTDAIDKICSIFEETGGEIYIVELEADVEERLKRNNTPHRLKHKPTKRNLRESEENLLQSHEQLRLNSLEGELDRENYVRINNTNLSALEVATRIKNTFQL, encoded by the coding sequence ATGAAATTCATATTAATTGTCGGTCCACAAGCTGTCGGTAAAATGACTATTGGCCAAGAATTAGAGAAAATGACAGATTTAAAGCTATTACATAACCATCAAACAATTGATTTATTGCAACCTTTATTTGGTTTCACACCGGAAATGTGGAAACTTTCCTCCATGTTTCGCGAAGAAATCTTCAAAACTGCTGCACAAAGTGATATGTACGGATTAATTTTTACATATGTATGCGACTTTAATGCTGGAACCGACGCTATTGATAAGATTTGTAGTATATTTGAAGAAACTGGCGGTGAAATTTACATTGTTGAACTTGAGGCAGATGTTGAAGAAAGGTTAAAGCGAAATAATACACCTCACCGGCTAAAACATAAACCAACGAAGCGTAACCTAAGAGAATCAGAAGAAAATCTACTACAATCACATGAGCAGTTAAGGTTAAACTCTCTTGAAGGAGAACTAGATAGAGAAAACTATGTAAGAATTAACAATACTAACCTTTCAGCACTTGAAGTTGCAACAAGAATTAAAAATACGTTTCAATTATAG
- a CDS encoding exodeoxyribonuclease III encodes MKVVSWNVNGIRACVNKGFLDFFNDIDADIFCIQESKCQEGQIELPLEGYYQYWNYALKKGYSGTAIFTKREPLFVSYGVGDNDSEDEGRIISLEFEKYYVVNVYTPNAKRTLERLEERLLWEDEIRDYLTQLNKQKPVIYCGDLNVAHQEIDLKNAKTNKGNSGFTEEERGKMTDLLNAGFIDSYRYLYPSKEGAYSWWSYMSKVRERNIGWRIDYVIVSENIKDAIIDAEIHHSILGSDHCPVSLDIDEGKITVE; translated from the coding sequence ATGAAAGTAGTATCCTGGAATGTAAACGGCATTAGAGCATGTGTGAACAAAGGGTTTTTAGACTTCTTCAATGACATCGACGCGGATATTTTCTGTATACAAGAGTCAAAATGCCAAGAAGGACAAATAGAACTTCCTCTAGAAGGGTATTATCAATATTGGAATTACGCTCTGAAAAAGGGCTATTCTGGTACAGCAATATTTACCAAAAGAGAGCCATTATTTGTTTCTTATGGAGTTGGCGATAATGATAGCGAAGATGAAGGTAGAATCATTTCATTGGAATTTGAAAAATATTATGTTGTCAATGTATACACGCCAAATGCTAAAAGAACATTGGAACGTCTAGAAGAAAGGCTTCTTTGGGAAGATGAAATTAGAGATTACTTAACTCAGCTAAACAAACAAAAACCGGTTATTTATTGTGGCGACCTTAATGTTGCTCATCAAGAAATTGATTTAAAAAATGCGAAAACAAACAAAGGAAACTCTGGATTTACTGAAGAAGAACGCGGTAAAATGACTGATTTATTAAATGCAGGTTTTATTGATTCCTATCGCTATTTATACCCTTCTAAAGAAGGTGCATATTCTTGGTGGTCATACATGAGTAAAGTAAGAGAACGTAATATTGGATGGAGAATAGATTACGTTATTGTTTCAGAGAATATAAAAGACGCAATTATTGATGCAGAAATACATCATTCTATTTTAGGTAGTGACCATTGCCCGGTTTCATTAGATATTGACGAAGGCAAAATTACTGTTGAATAG
- a CDS encoding glycine/sarcosine/betaine reductase selenoprotein B family protein, whose translation MSWKIKLIGKTIVGISKWMPSVYKRFSLDHTKPKHEQVETLLTKPLKDCRVALISSAGVHLKIDKPFHVMGSGDYTYRKIPSNTKVDDLEVTHLYYDTKHAKVDKTIVFPLPQLQQLVEEKAIGSLSDVNIGLNGGTLKKEPHEKETAPLVVKELVKDNVDIALLVPG comes from the coding sequence TTGTCTTGGAAAATTAAGCTTATTGGAAAAACAATAGTTGGTATTTCGAAATGGATGCCTAGCGTATATAAAAGATTTAGTTTAGATCATACGAAACCTAAACATGAACAAGTAGAAACTCTTCTTACTAAACCTTTAAAGGATTGCCGAGTAGCCCTTATATCAAGTGCTGGAGTACATTTGAAAATAGATAAACCTTTTCATGTAATGGGAAGTGGTGATTATACATACCGGAAGATACCTTCTAATACAAAAGTAGATGATTTAGAAGTTACGCACTTATATTACGATACTAAACATGCTAAAGTTGATAAAACAATTGTTTTTCCTCTTCCTCAATTGCAACAGCTTGTTGAAGAAAAAGCGATTGGATCATTATCCGACGTTAATATTGGACTTAATGGAGGGACATTAAAGAAAGAACCCCATGAAAAGGAAACCGCTCCTTTAGTTGTAAAAGAACTAGTAAAGGACAATGTTGATATTGCTTTGTTAGTACCTGGCTGA
- a CDS encoding fatty acid desaturase: protein MDKQNQKELRKQIAPYEKSSTKNSVRQMINTLVPFFALWILAYVSISYSYLITLAITAVAAGFLVRAFIIFHDCCHGSFFKNKRANNIIGTITGIMTFCPYEQWKHSHNVHHATNSNLNKRGTGDVWVLTVDEYMSSSFWTRLGYRLYRNPITMFIIGPIYVFLIQYRFNRKDARKKERVNTYITNIALVAIITLFSLTIGFKTFLMIQGPIFLISGILGVWLFYVQHQFEDSYFETEENWDYVKAALQGSSYYKLPKVLQWITGNIGYHHIHHLSSRIPNYYLEEVHNKNEVLQDVPTINLPKSLESLKFKLWDEENKKFVSFKRVKQVKEKIKNAYSTPNKEQTS, encoded by the coding sequence ATGGATAAACAAAACCAAAAAGAATTAAGAAAACAAATCGCTCCATATGAAAAATCAAGTACAAAAAACAGCGTAAGACAAATGATTAACACATTAGTACCATTCTTTGCACTATGGATTTTAGCTTATGTTAGCATTTCGTATTCTTATCTAATTACACTTGCAATAACTGCAGTAGCAGCAGGCTTTTTAGTTCGAGCATTCATCATTTTCCATGATTGCTGTCATGGATCATTCTTTAAAAACAAACGTGCAAACAATATAATCGGAACAATAACAGGAATCATGACATTTTGTCCTTATGAACAATGGAAACATAGTCACAATGTTCACCATGCAACGAACAGTAACTTAAACAAACGTGGTACAGGAGATGTTTGGGTACTTACAGTCGATGAGTATATGTCTTCATCATTTTGGACTCGTTTAGGGTACCGCTTATACCGTAACCCGATTACAATGTTTATCATTGGTCCTATCTATGTATTTTTAATTCAATATCGTTTTAATAGAAAAGATGCACGTAAAAAAGAACGTGTTAACACTTATATTACTAATATTGCTTTAGTAGCGATTATCACACTTTTCAGCTTAACAATCGGATTTAAAACTTTCTTAATGATTCAAGGACCTATTTTCTTAATCTCAGGAATTTTAGGAGTATGGTTATTCTATGTACAACATCAATTTGAAGATTCTTATTTTGAAACAGAAGAAAACTGGGATTATGTAAAAGCAGCATTACAAGGTAGTTCTTATTATAAATTACCAAAAGTATTACAATGGATTACTGGTAACATTGGATACCACCATATTCATCATTTAAGTTCAAGAATTCCAAACTATTATTTAGAAGAAGTTCATAACAAAAACGAAGTTCTTCAAGATGTCCCAACAATTAACCTTCCGAAGAGCTTAGAGTCGTTAAAGTTTAAGCTTTGGGATGAAGAAAACAAAAAGTTTGTTAGCTTCAAAAGAGTTAAGCAAGTTAAAGAAAAAATAAAAAATGCTTACAGTACACCAAATAAAGAGCAAACTTCTTAA
- a CDS encoding sensor histidine kinase, which translates to MSKKLVFFQKGSGIAPYIWILFSILPFYFIFESSSKIEVIIGITLTIMFFLLFRFAFVSKRWPVYVWTSLLIVISITMTIVFQYVYFAFYIAYYIGNIKNRAGFLSLYIVHLTLTTISININFIFQAEEYVKQLPFVVIIWISVILLPFNIYNKKKQDRLEQQLAVANDRIADLVKQEERQRIARDLHDVLGQKLSLIGLKSDLARKLIYKDPEQVKVELKDVQQTARTALNEVRKLVSQMRGIRLKDELVHVNQILKAAEIKFVYKEEGPLSNVSLFLENILSMCLKEVVTNIVKHSKAKNCILSIKQSPSEIVITVQDDGIGLNIEKDYGKGNGLLGINERLEFVNGTLEITNNNGTTISMKIPHALKQFHKEDQ; encoded by the coding sequence ATGTCAAAAAAATTAGTGTTCTTTCAAAAAGGTTCTGGAATTGCTCCTTATATATGGATTTTGTTTAGCATACTTCCGTTTTACTTCATCTTTGAATCATCTTCAAAAATTGAAGTAATTATCGGAATTACGCTAACTATCATGTTTTTCCTTTTGTTTCGTTTTGCGTTTGTTTCAAAAAGATGGCCAGTTTATGTTTGGACATCATTATTAATTGTCATTTCAATCACAATGACAATAGTTTTCCAATACGTATATTTTGCTTTTTATATCGCTTATTATATTGGGAACATAAAAAATAGAGCTGGCTTTTTATCTTTATATATTGTACATCTTACGCTAACGACGATTTCTATTAATATTAACTTCATCTTTCAAGCGGAAGAATACGTAAAACAGCTACCATTTGTTGTCATCATTTGGATAAGTGTAATTCTACTTCCTTTTAATATCTATAATAAGAAAAAACAAGACCGCCTTGAGCAACAATTAGCTGTTGCAAATGATCGAATTGCAGATTTAGTTAAGCAAGAAGAACGTCAACGTATCGCAAGAGATCTTCACGATGTACTCGGTCAGAAGCTATCATTAATTGGGCTTAAAAGTGATTTAGCACGTAAACTTATTTATAAAGATCCTGAGCAAGTAAAAGTTGAGCTAAAAGACGTTCAACAAACTGCAAGGACTGCCTTAAATGAAGTAAGAAAACTTGTATCACAAATGCGAGGCATTCGTTTAAAAGATGAACTTGTACATGTGAATCAAATTTTAAAAGCAGCAGAAATTAAATTTGTGTATAAGGAAGAGGGACCACTTTCAAATGTCTCTCTATTTTTAGAAAATATTTTAAGTATGTGTTTAAAAGAAGTTGTGACGAATATAGTAAAGCATAGTAAAGCAAAAAATTGTATACTTTCGATAAAACAATCACCAAGTGAGATTGTTATTACTGTTCAAGATGATGGAATCGGTTTAAATATTGAGAAAGATTATGGCAAAGGGAATGGTCTTTTAGGCATAAATGAAAGATTAGAGTTTGTAAATGGAACATTAGAGATTACCAATAATAATGGAACTACCATCTCCATGAAGATTCCCCACGCTTTGAAGCAGTTTCATAAGGAGGACCAGTAA
- a CDS encoding response regulator transcription factor, translating into MIRIVIAEDQRMVLGALGSLLSLEDDMEVVAMANNGQEALTLVEKYNPDVCIMDIEMPEKTGLEAAEALKEQPCKVIILTTFARTGYFKRAIKAGVSGYLLKDGPSEELADSIRRIMAGNRVYAPELMDDLYSEENPLTGREKEVLELVADGKNTKEIADELSLKTGTVRNYISTILDKLEVKNRIEAITQSKEKGWFK; encoded by the coding sequence ATGATAAGAATCGTCATAGCCGAAGACCAACGAATGGTATTAGGTGCTTTAGGCTCTTTACTTAGCCTTGAGGATGATATGGAAGTTGTTGCAATGGCTAATAATGGTCAAGAAGCACTAACGTTAGTTGAAAAGTATAACCCTGACGTATGTATCATGGACATTGAAATGCCGGAAAAAACAGGGCTTGAAGCTGCTGAAGCACTTAAAGAGCAACCATGTAAAGTAATCATTTTAACGACTTTTGCTCGTACTGGGTACTTCAAACGGGCAATTAAAGCTGGGGTAAGTGGTTACTTATTGAAGGATGGTCCTAGTGAAGAATTAGCAGATTCTATTCGCAGAATAATGGCTGGAAATCGCGTTTATGCACCAGAACTAATGGATGACCTGTATAGTGAGGAAAACCCTTTAACTGGCAGGGAAAAAGAAGTTCTTGAACTTGTTGCAGATGGGAAAAACACAAAGGAAATTGCAGACGAACTTTCATTGAAAACTGGTACTGTCCGAAACTATATCTCAACGATTCTAGACAAACTTGAAGTAAAAAATAGAATAGAAGCAATCACACAGTCGAAAGAAAAAGGCTGGTTTAAGTAA
- a CDS encoding futalosine hydrolase, translating into MSIKQRILIVTAVDAEKDAVLRGLNGNENFHVIEVGVGPIEAAARTAIALTKENYSLVINAGIAGGFTGKADISSIVVGDSFIAADLGAETEHGFSSLNELGFGSSIIDVDQHLVSKVYRALKNSQIPVNKGSILTISTVTGSKETTTELANRVPNATAEAMEGYGVAMAAKQFNIPAIEVRAISNKVGPRNKSEWKIKDALQSLEATFQILSEVL; encoded by the coding sequence ATGAGCATTAAACAACGAATACTAATAGTTACTGCTGTAGATGCAGAAAAAGATGCCGTTCTTCGCGGGCTTAATGGTAATGAAAACTTTCATGTCATTGAAGTTGGAGTCGGGCCTATTGAAGCTGCAGCAAGAACTGCCATAGCTTTAACAAAAGAAAATTACAGTTTAGTCATTAATGCTGGGATAGCTGGGGGTTTTACCGGGAAGGCTGATATCAGTTCCATTGTAGTCGGTGATTCGTTTATCGCTGCCGACCTCGGCGCAGAAACGGAACACGGCTTTTCTTCTTTAAATGAATTAGGCTTTGGTTCATCTATAATCGATGTTGATCAACATCTTGTTAGTAAAGTGTACAGAGCATTGAAAAATAGTCAAATACCTGTTAATAAAGGTTCCATTTTAACAATATCTACTGTTACTGGAAGTAAAGAAACCACTACTGAACTTGCTAATCGTGTACCAAATGCAACAGCTGAAGCGATGGAAGGATACGGTGTTGCGATGGCAGCTAAGCAGTTTAATATTCCGGCAATAGAGGTTCGCGCCATCTCAAATAAGGTAGGACCAAGAAACAAAAGCGAATGGAAAATTAAAGACGCCTTGCAATCACTTGAAGCAACATTTCAGATATTATCGGAGGTTTTATAA
- a CDS encoding 1,4-dihydroxy-6-naphthoate synthase, producing MKIMYSPCPNDTFIFHALAHGLIAGAPKLDVTFADIDITNKLAIDGNAPDIVKISFAALPYVLDDYALIPCGGALGRGCGPLVLTNSEHKDPSMLAGKKVAVPSELSTAYLLFRLWAANHVPGGVGEIIVMPFHEIMPAVRDGKVDAGLVIHEARFTYQNYNLNLLTDLGSWWEEDTNLPIPLGAIIAKRNLDLESITNWIKQSVQYAWKHPDASKDYVMCHAQELSPDVAQAHIDLYVNDFSEELGDAGFAAITTLLNRAAKEGLVPKIDMDKLYK from the coding sequence ATGAAAATCATGTACTCTCCATGCCCAAATGACACTTTTATCTTTCATGCTTTAGCACATGGTTTAATTGCTGGTGCACCAAAGTTAGATGTCACTTTTGCAGATATCGATATAACGAACAAATTAGCTATTGATGGAAATGCTCCTGACATTGTAAAGATATCTTTTGCAGCATTACCATATGTATTAGACGACTATGCATTAATACCATGTGGTGGTGCACTTGGACGCGGGTGTGGCCCTTTAGTTCTTACTAACTCAGAACATAAAGACCCTTCCATGTTAGCTGGAAAAAAAGTAGCCGTTCCAAGTGAACTGTCTACAGCTTATTTACTATTTAGACTATGGGCAGCTAACCATGTTCCTGGTGGTGTTGGTGAAATTATTGTAATGCCATTTCATGAAATTATGCCAGCAGTACGTGATGGTAAAGTCGATGCAGGATTAGTCATTCATGAAGCTCGTTTTACATATCAAAACTACAATCTAAACCTACTAACTGACTTAGGAAGTTGGTGGGAGGAAGATACAAACTTACCTATCCCACTTGGGGCAATTATTGCAAAACGCAACTTAGACCTCGAAAGTATTACGAATTGGATTAAACAATCCGTTCAGTATGCATGGAAACACCCTGATGCTTCAAAAGACTATGTCATGTGTCATGCGCAAGAATTATCACCTGATGTTGCTCAAGCGCACATCGATCTTTATGTAAATGACTTTTCAGAAGAACTCGGAGATGCAGGTTTTGCAGCAATTACTACTTTATTAAATCGTGCTGCAAAAGAAGGATTAGTTCCAAAAATAGATATGGATAAGTTATATAAATAA